A portion of the Podospora pseudoanserina strain CBS 124.78 chromosome 2, whole genome shotgun sequence genome contains these proteins:
- a CDS encoding hypothetical protein (EggNog:ENOG503P0MA), with amino-acid sequence MDKKESKDDKGDRKPAELPRRKSHQDLPRLDTHLDERDQDPTARVRRSNSRHDREKPVIDQDSRDRPSARDERSARPGPPRDDELLTPAVKYSNSARRDREYRAYDTGKSPASARSPSTRGDRVDPRTTSGNRGSSTRLDPGYPPSAGGHKRASSTVSGPPRDDRTRDRPRSMVYPIGNFEGFDDGGADDIMSFMAPGINFDPSRKKPETSPQRGPQSSQHRNHRAGEGMPIPQAYVARHGRSNTRERNDYSSDDNHRGRRQPRGERPYPTHPSMEPEYPPEMVSPEQARAPKPRTGSPLPFPTDDSPDPSPQHATFPRHTRGRSDYRSNSPSPPRRRGTGHGRDASMSTSSQPGSMAGSLGRTNGLDSRRPQAKNPAIGILRQESSLDPKSPVMYWQKGRFDPLDETSSPAAQVVSVRRYLEDAGKGLLPQLPTCHFQNPTSPYKASEAGQWMTLQRAENFIICPDCYKDVFANSTYQHLFFPAPPPQQPVSCDFGSQFWYRIAFILSLKHNHTDLRLLQAASLVAARHQPCAGGVRATRIWYGILSPNSRHPRPIPGFEVCSSCAKTCEALLPNLAGVFVPLDNNEPMKGTCEMHYSPDRKRFMDLWDHLEGVSDQAVKMMMAPDLVLLADKVRDTVHYEECKRNTPLRNKKWFMMERLPEMTVCGECFWEVVVPLLEQDRQDGGDVKGEIPRNFYKHMQRVEGLASCQLYSERMRNVFRLAAERADWRFLEKEVLERMRAIVEIEKRYKVLMEMKREGADEEMVEGEVQELIRKLKVVE; translated from the coding sequence atggacaagaaggaaagCAAAGATGACAAGGGCGACAGGAAACCTGCCGAGCTACCCAGACGAAAGAGCCACCAAGATCTGCCCCGTCTGGATACTCACCTCGACGAGCGTGACCAGGATCCGACCGCTCGAGTTCGCCGGTCAAACAGTAGACATGATAGGGAGAAACCAGTTATTGACCAGGACTCTCGGGACCGCCCCAGCGCCCGAGACGAACGAAGCGCGAGACCCGGGCCACCACGGGACGATGAACTCCTGACGCCTGCCGTCAAGTATTCCAACAGTGCAAGGCGGGACCGGGAATATCGGGCTTATGACACTGGAAAAAGCCCAGCATCTGCCCGAAGTCCCTCTACCAGAGGTGACCGGGTCGATCCGAGAACTACATCTGGCAACCGAGGATCATCAACTCGACTAGATCCTGGTTATCCCCCTAGCGCCGGAGGTCATAAGAGAGCATCCTCCACTGTCAGCGGACCCCCCCGTGATGACCGAACTCGGGACAGGCCGCGGTCGATGGTCTACCCTATTGGAAATTTTGAAGGCTTTGATGACGGCGGTGCTGATGACATCATGTCGTTCATGGCGCCCGGCATCAACTTTGATCCATCACGGAAGAAACCCGAGACCTCACCCCAAAGAGGGCCTCAAAGTTCTCAACATCGCAACCACCGTGCCGGGGAAGGCATGCCAATCCCTCAAGCTTATGTTGCACGCCATGGCCGTTCCAACACTCGCGAGAGGAATGACTATTCTAGTGATGATAACCACCGTGGACGTCGGCAACCCCGGGGAGAACGGCCATATCCAACACATCCGTCGATGGAGCCGGAGTATCCTCCAGAGATGGTTTCACCTGAGCAAGCCAGAGCACCGAAGCCAAGGACCGGCTCGCCCTTGCCTTTCCCCACTGATGATTCACCAGACCCTAGTCCGCAACACGCAACTTTCCCAAGACACACCCGAGGCAGGTCGGATTACCGCTCAAactcgccctcgccgcccagaCGGAGAGGTACGGGGCATGGCCGAGATGCCAGCATGAGCACCTCTTCCCAGCCCGGATCGATGGCAGGCTCTCTTGGAAGGACCAACGGGTTGGACAGCAGAAGACCGCAGGCCAAGAACCCAGCAATCGGCATTCTGCGACAAGAATCGTCTCTTGATCCCAAATCACCAGTGATGTATTGGCAAAAGGGCCGTTTTGATCCTCTTGATGAGACTTCCAGCCCGGCCGCCCAGGTCGTTTCCGTTCGCCGGTATCTGGAGGACGCAGGCAAGGGGTTACTTCCTCAGTTACCAACCTGCCACTTCCAGAACCCCACCTCGCCGTACAAAGCATCCGAAGCCGGGCAGTGGATGACGCTCCAACGCGCAGAGAACTTTATCATCTGTCCTGACTGCTACAAAGATGTCTTTGCCAATTCCACATACCAACATCTGTTCTTCCCtgccccaccaccccagcagCCTGTATCGTGCGACTTTGGTAGTCAGTTCTGGTACCGTATCGCCTTTATCCTCTCGTTGAAACACAACCATACGGACCTTCGCCTGTTGCAAGCTGCCTCCCTGGTCGCTGCTCGGCATCAGCCCTGCGCTGGAGGTGTACGAGCCACGAGAATCTGGTACGGCATTCTGTCGCCCAACTCGCGACATCCGCGCCCCATCCCGGGGTTCGAAGTCTGCTCTTCGTGCGCCAAAACCTGCGAGGCCTTGCTGCCCAACTTGGCGGGGGTGTTTGTCCCACTGGATAACAATGAGCCGATGAAGGGCACATGTGAAATGCATTACTCCCCCGATAGAAAACGGTTCATGGATCTGTGGGACCatctggagggggtgagcGATCAGGCTgtcaagatgatgatggcgccggacttggtgctgttggcgGACAAGGTACGGGATACGGTTCACTATGAGGAGTGCAAGAGGAACACGCCGTTGAGAAATAAGAAATGGTTCATGATGGAGAGACTGCCGGAGATGACGGTTTGTGGGGAGTGtttttgggaggtggtggtgccgttgctggagcaggacagacaggatggaggggatgtgAAGGGGGAGATCCCGAGGAACTTTTACAAGCACATgcagagggtggaggggctggcGAGTTGTCAGTTGTATAgtgagaggatgaggaatgTGTTTAGGCTGGCGGCGGAGCGTGCGGATTGGAGGTttttggagaaggaggtgttggagaggatgagggcgatTGTGGAGATTGAAAAGAGGTACAAGGtgttgatggagatgaagagggagggggcggatgaggagatggtggagggggaggtgcagGAGTTGATTAGGAAGTTGAAGGTTGTAGAGTAG